In the genome of Populus nigra chromosome 9, ddPopNigr1.1, whole genome shotgun sequence, one region contains:
- the LOC133702908 gene encoding polyadenylate-binding protein RBP45C-like: MMQQPGVAGVGVPQPDQQQQYQQQQQQQWMMQQQQQSQPVPPPAGWNPPPVPPPTQYGAAAGSGGDGDEIKSLWIGDLQQWMDENYLLSIFSATGEIVQAKVIRNKQTGYPEGYGFIEFVSRAAAERILQTYNGTPMPNSEQAFRLNWATLGAGERRQDDGPDFTVFVGDLAADVNDYLLQETFRNVYPSVKGAKVVTDRVTGRSKGYGFIRFADENEQRRSMVEMNGQYCSTRPMRIGPAATKKPLTQQYQKTAYQNPQGNQGENDPNNTTIFVGALDPSVTDDTLRAVFSKYGELVHVKIPAGKRCGFVQFANRTSAEQALSMLNGTQIAGQNIRLSWGRSPSNKQVQPDQSQWNGGGYYGYPQGYDAYGYAAAAPQDPNMYYGGYPGYGNYQQPGSYQQQQQ; the protein is encoded by the exons ATGATGCAACAGCCCGGAGTCGCCGGAGTGGGGGTCCCACAACCagatcaacaacaacaataccaacaacaacagcagcagcaatggatgatgcagcagcagcaacaatcgCAACCGGTGCCTCCTCCTGCTGGCTGGAATCCGCCGCCTGTTCCTCCTCCGACCCAGTACGGTGCAGCCGCCGGAAGTGGAGGAGATGGAGACGAGATTAAGTCGTTGTGGATCGGGGATTTGCAGCAGTGGATGGATGAGAATTATCTTCTTAGCATCTTCTCTGCAACTGGTGAG ATTGTTCAAGCTAAGGTTATTCGTAATAAGCAAACGGGTTACCCAGAGGGTTATGGTTTTATTGAGTTTGTAAGTCGTGCTGCAGCAGAGAGAATTTTGCAGACATACAATGGCACACCAATGCCAAATAGTGAGCAGGCTTTCCGGCTGAACTGGGCTACCCTTGGTGCTGGTGAGAGACGGCAAGATGATGGGCCTGATTTTACAGTTTTTGTTGGAGATTTGGCTGCTGATGTCAACGATTACCTTCTACAAGAAACATTTAGAAACGTGTACCCATCTGTGAAAGGTGCAAAAGTTGTTACTGATAGGGTCACTGGACGTTCCAAGGGATATGGATTTATTAGGTTTGCTGATGAAAATGAACAAAGGCGTTCCATGGTTGAGATGAATGGACAATACTGCTCTACCAGGCCCATGCGGATTGGACCAGCTGCCACGAAGAAACCCTTGACCCAGCAGTATCAGAAAA CTGCTTACCAGAATCCTCAAGGAAATCAGGGAGAGAATGATCCAAATAACACAACA ATATTTGTCGGGGCCTTGGATCCAAGTGTGACTGATGACACTTTGAGAGCAGTGTTTAGTAAATATGGCGAGCTAGTGCACGTGAAAATACCTGCAGGCAAGCGTTGTGGATTCGTTCAGTTTGCTAATCG AACTAGCGCGGAGCAAGCACTATCAATGTTGAACGGAACCCAGATAGCTGGTCAAAATATCCGTCTCTCTTGGGGCCGTAGTCCTTCTAACAAACAG GTTCAGCCAGATCAAAGCCAGTGGAATGGCGGTGGATATTATGGATATCCACAAGGATATGATGCATATGGatatgctgctgctgctcccCAAGACCCTAACATGTATTATGGAGGCTATCCTGGATATGGAAACTACCAGCAACCGGGAAGTTACCAACAGCAACAGCAG TGA
- the LOC133702721 gene encoding uncharacterized protein LOC133702721, translated as MEPSFSLKTILTISLFLFFLTPQSSLAIKVPFHPQDLLPLLPRKVSWPILNYLNGAADLLPTFVGAASALNDTGEWKGACFYENRAWMEFHNKTGSEFGGGTLHLKVSKAHSWTCMDIYVFATPYRVTWDYYFLSREHTLEFKEWDSKAEYEYVKRQGVSIFLMQAGMLGTLSALWDVFPLFTNTGWGENSNIGFLKKHMGATFEQRPQPWVTNISVDDIHSGDFLAISKIRGRWGGFETLEKWVSGAYAGHTAVCLKDSEGKLWVGESGHENEQGEDIIAVLPWDEWWEFELNKDDSNPHIALLPLHPDVRAKFNETAAWEYALSMNGKPYGYHNMIFSWIDTLDGNYPPPLDSHVVASVMTVWNHMQPEYAANMWNEALNKRLGTQGLDLPDVLVEVEKRGSSFGELLTIPEQDDWLYADGKSTSCIAFVLEMYKEAGMFDPISGSVQVTEFTIKDAYTLRFFENNSSRLPKWCNDGDDVKLPFCQIKGKYRMELPEYNTMDPYPHMNERCPSLPPKYYRTQNC; from the exons ATGGAGCCATCTTTCTCTTTGAAAACAATACTAACAATctccctctttctcttctttctcaccCCGCAATCATCTTTAGCTATAAAAGTACCCTTCCACCCTCAGGACTTGCTTCCTTTGTTACCAAGGAAAGTCTCATGGCCAATTCTCAACTACTTAAACGGTGCAGCGGACCTTTTGCCAACATTTGTTGGTGCTGCCTCTGCTTTAAACGACACCGGTGAGTGGAAAGGTGCTTGCTTTTACGAGAACCGGGCTTGGATGGAGTTTCATAATAAGACTGGTAGTGAATTTGGTGGCGGTACACTTCATCTTAAG GTTAGTAAAGCTCACAGCTGGACATGTATGGATATTTATGTCTTTGCCACTCCCTATCGTGTAACATGGGATTATTACTTTTTATCTCGAGAACATACATTAGAGTTTAAAGAGTGGGATAGCAAAGCTGAATATGAATAT GTGAAACGCCAGGGAGTCTCAATTTTCCTCATGCAGGCAGGGATGCTTGGAACCCTTTCAGCACTATGGGATGTCTTTCCCTTATTTACAAATACTGGATGGGGAGAGAATTCTAATATTGGATTCCTGAAGAAACATATGGGGGCTACCTTTGAACAGCGTCCGCAGCCTTGGGTTACCAACATCAGTGTTGATGATATTCACTCTGGTGACTTCCTTGCTATATCAAAAATTCGTGGAAGGTGGGGTGGTTTTGAGACTTTAGAGAAGTGGGTTAGTGGAGCTTATGCTGGTCATACTGCTGTTTGCTTAAAGGATTCTGAAGGAAAATTATGGGTTGGTGAATCGGGACATGAAAATGAACAG GGAGAAGATATTATTGCCGTGTTACCTTGGGATGAATGGTGGGAATTCGAGCTGAATAAGGATGATTCAAATCCACATATTGCATTGCTTCCTCTGCACCCTGATGTGCGAGCTAAGTTCAACGAGACTGCTGCTTGGGAGTATGCTTTGAGCATGAATGGAAAGCCTTATGGATATCATAACATGATATTTAGCTGGATAGACACTCTGGATGGGAACTATCCACCACCATTGGATTCTCATGTG GTTGCTTCTGTTATGACAGTTTGGAATCACATGCAACCTGAATATGCTGCTAACATGTGGAATGAAGCCTTGAACAAACGACTTGGAACTCAG GGCCTTGATCTTCCTGATGTCTTGGTAGAAGTTGAAAAGCGTGGGTCATCCTTTGGGGAATTGCTGACAATTCCTGAACAGGATGATTGGTTGTATGCTGATGGGAAGTCAACCTCGTGTATTGCTTTTGTTCTGGAAATGTACAAGGAAGCAGGAATGTTTGATCCAATTTCTGGCTCTGTTCAAGTGACTGAATTTACG ATCAAAGATGCCTACACACTAAggttttttgaaaacaattcAAGCCGCTTGCCAAAGTGGTGCAATGATGGAGATGATGTGAAGCTCCCATTTTGTCAGATTAAAGGGAAGTATCGAATGGAACTACCAGAATACAATACCATGGATCCTTACCCCCATATGAACGAAAGGTGCCCATCACTCCCCCCAAAATACTACAGAACACAGAATTGCTAA
- the LOC133703848 gene encoding cytochrome P450 716B1-like, whose amino-acid sequence MNTLFIVLTLLISIFLLLTKGRRSPKRVPPGSLGIPIVGHSLHLLRAMRANTAEKWLQQRIQKYGPISKLSLFGKPTVFIHGKDANKFVFTSDSSTLSNSQPQSVKKLLGDRCLLELSGQDHKRVRDALGLFLKPESLKSYVGKMDEEVRMHIATHWEGKQEVKVLPLMKTLTFNIICALLFGIERGARREKLVDWFQEMIEGMWSIPINLPFTRYNRSLQASASIRNMMKHLIGEKRRELAKKGVNPHKDLISCMLSIRDENNREVIDENEIMDNVMLVMTAGHDTSSVLITFLVRILANDPSIYAAILKEQEQIAQSKQKGELLTWDDLAKMKYSWRVAQETLRLVSPIFGGFRKAVKDIEYDGYLIPKGWQIFWVTNMTHMDSSIFPESSKFDPARFNNQASIPPYCFIPFGGGPRICPGYEFARIETLITIHHLVTQFTWKLLADNFFKRDPMPVPTEGLPIQIMPKTNITS is encoded by the exons ATGAACACCCTCTTCATAGTTTTGACGTTGCTTATCTCTATCTTCCTTCTCCTTACCAAGGGAAGAAGATCACCAAAAAGGGTTCCACCAGGTTCCCTAGGAATTCCCATTGTAGGCCATAGCCTACATCTTCTCCGTGCCATGAGAGCCAATACGGCAGAAAAATGGCTTCAACAAAGAATACAAAAATATGGTCCGATATCAAAGCTAAGCCTCTTTGGCAAACCTACAGTTTTCATACATGGAAAGGATGCAAACAAGTTTGTATTCACCAGTGATAGCAGCACGCTTTCCAATAGCCAACCACAATCTGTCAAGAAACTTTTGGGGGATCGATGTTTGCTGGAACTCAGTGGCCAAGATCACAAGCGTGTGAGGGACGCACTTGGCTTGTTTTTGAAGCCTGAATCATTGAAGAGTTACGTGGGAAAGATGGATGAGGAAGTCAGGATGCATATTGCGACGCATTGGGAAGGCAAGCAAGAGGTCAAG GTCCTGCCTTTGATGAAGACACTAACATTCAACATCATTTGCGCCCTTCTGTTTGGGATCGAACGAGGAGCTAGAAGAGAGAAACTTGTGGACTGGTTTCAAGAAATGATAGAAGGGATGTGGTCAATCCCCATTAACTTGCCCTTCACACGCTATAACCGCAGCCTTCAGGCAAGCGCAAGCATTCGAAACATGATGAAGCATTTGATAGGCGAAAAGAGAAGGGAACTTGCAAAGAAGGGTGTTAATCCACACAAAGACCTCATCAGTTGCATGCTTAGCATTCGTGATGAAAACAATAGAGAAGTGATAGATGAGAATGAGATTATGGATAATGTTATGCTTGTAATGACTGCAGGACATGACACTTCATCTGTTCTGATAACTTTCCTAGTCCGAATTTTAGCTAATGATCCTTCAATTTATGCAGCTATTCTGAAAG AACAAGAACAGATTGCGCAGAGCAAGCAGAAGGGGGAGTTGTTAACCTGGGATGACCTTGCTAAGATGAAGTACTCATGGAGAGTAGCACAGGAAACCTTGAGATTGGTCTCTCCTATCTTTGGTGGCTTCAGGAAAGCCGTGAAAGATATAGAATACGATGGATACCTTATTCCTAAAGGGTGGCAA ATATTCTGGGTTACAAATATGACCCACATGGACAGTAGCATATTTCCAGAATCGTCAAAATTTGATCCGGCAAGATTCAATAACCAAGCTTCAATCCCACCTTACTGCTTTATTCCATTTGGAGGCGGCCCTCGGATATGTCCAGGATACGAGTTTGCAAGGATTGAAACCCTAATTACAATCCATCATCTTGTAACTCAATTTACATGGAAGTTGCTTGcggataattttttcaaaagggATCCAATGCCAGTTCCAACTGAAGGACTGCCAATCCAAATCATGCCAAAGACAAACATAACATCGTAG
- the LOC133703007 gene encoding protein FATTY ACID EXPORT 5-like yields the protein MHDFCFTIPYGLVIVIGGVIGYLRKGSVASLGGGVGTGLVLIFAGCLSLKAFSKGKNSSLGLAIETVCAAVLTFVMGQRYMQTSKIMPAGIVAGISALMTVFYLYKIATGGNHIPAKAE from the exons ATGCATGACTTCTGCTTCACAATCCCATATGGCCTGGTTATTGTGATTGGAGGGGTTATTGGATATTTGAGGAAAGGGAGTGTGGCATCATTAGGAGGGGGTGTTGGCACTGGTTTGGTTCTCATCTTTGCTGGATGCTTGAGTCTTAAAGCTTTTTCGAAGGGGAAGAATTCATCTCTTGGCTTGGCTATTGAAACTG TTTGTGCAGCTGTACTGACATTTGTGATGGGGCAACGCTATATGCAAACATCTAAGATAATGCCTGCTGGTATTGTTGCTGGTATCAG TGCTCTCATGACTGTATTTTATCTGTACAAAATTGCAACTGGTGGCAACCACATTCCAGCTAAGGCTGAGTGA
- the LOC133702909 gene encoding zinc finger AN1 domain-containing stress-associated protein 12-like, protein MGGGTEAFPDLGRHCQHSECKQLDFLPFNCNGCRKVFCLEHRSYKSHECPNSDHKSRKVVVCETCSASIETTGCNEDAEKVVLLKHEKSGDCDPRKKKKKKPTCAVKRCKEILTFSNTCTCKTCQLKVCLKHRFPADHACKKYHPLQYMSCLKEELGSEIHRG, encoded by the exons atgggaGGAGGAACAGAGGCTTTTCCAGATTTGGGAAGACACTGCCAACATTCTGAATGCAAGCAGCTCGATTTTCTGCCTTTCAACTGCAATGGTTGTCGAAAG GTGTTTTGCTTAGAGCATAGATCCTACAAGTCTCATGAGTGTCCGAATTCAGACCACAAGAGTCGGAAAGTAGTTGTTTGTGAAACATGTTCGGCGTCTATTGAGACTACTGGATGCAACGAGGATGCTGAGAAAGTGGTGTTGCTGAAACATGAGAAATCTGGAGACTGTGACccgaggaagaagaagaagaagaagccaacTTGCGCTGTTAAGCGCTGCAAGGAGATATTAACCTTCTCTAACACATGCACCTGCAAAACTTGCCAGTTAAAGGTGTGCTTAAAGCATCGGTTTCCAGCTGACCATGCGTGTAAGAAATATCATCCTCTGCAGTACATGTCATGTCTGAAGGAAGAGCTGGGTTCTGAAATTCATCGCGgctga
- the LOC133703769 gene encoding purple acid phosphatase 18-like yields MEPKLVLALFLLISATAASEYIRPSTRKNLDFSRPSKSSSHPQQVHISLAGDKHMRVSWVTDDKSAASTVEYGTSPGRYSNIALGESTGYSYLFYSSGKIHHTVIGPLEDNTVYYYRCGGGGPEYKLKTPPAQFPVTFAVAGDLGQTGWTQSTLDHIDQCKYDVHLLPGDLSYADYMQHLWDTFGELVEPLASARPWMVTQGNHERESIPFLKDGFEPYNSRWKMPFEESGSSSNLYYSFEVAGAHIIMLGSYTGYDEYSNQYNWLEADLAKVDRNKTPWLLVLFHVPWYNSNEAHQNEGDRMMEAMEPLLYAASVDIVLAGHVHAYERTERVNNGKLDPCGAVHITIGDGGNREGLAHKYKNPQPAWSVFREASFGHGELKLANSTHAFWSWHRNDDDERVRSDQVWITSLVNSECVAEKKHGLRKILMGP; encoded by the exons ATGGAGCCAAAACTGGTCTTAGCTTTGTTTCTGTTAATCTCTGCAACTGCTGCAAGTGAATACATTAGGCCTTCAACTCGAAAgaatcttgatttttcaaggccTTCAAAGTCTTCTTCTCATCCCCAACAG GTGCACATCTCTTTGGCTGGAGACAAGCACATGCGAGTCTCATGGGTCACTGATGATAAATCTGCTGCATCAACGGTGGAATATGGAACTTCTCCTGGAAGATACAGCAATATAGCTCTAGGAGAGAGCACGGGGTATAGCTACCTATTTTATAGCTCTGGAAAGATACACCACACAGTCATTGGACCACTGGAGGATAACACGGTTTATTACTATCGATGTGGAGGAGGTGGTCCTGAGTACAAGCTCAAGACTCCTCCAGCTCAGTTCCCAGTTACTTTTGCTGTGGCTGGAGATTTAGGTCAAACTGGCTGGACTCAATCGACACTAGATCATATTGATCAATGCAAATATGATGTGCACCTGCTGCCCGGAGACCTTTCATATGCTGATTACATGCAGCACCTCTGGGACACATTTGGTGAGCTGGTTGAGCCGCTTGCCAGCGCAAGACCTTGGATGGTAACACAGGGGAATCATGAAAGAGAAAGCATTCCATTCCTCAAGGATGGTTTTGAACCCTACAATTCTAGATGGAAGATGCCATTTGAGGAGAGTGggtcaagttcaaatctttattATTCTTTCGAAGTTGCAGGGGCTCATATTATTATGCTCGGCTCATACACTGGTTATGATGAGTACTCCAATCAATATAACTGGCTCGAG GCTGATCTTGCCAAGGTGGACCGGAATAAGACACCTTGGCTGCTCGTACTATTCCATGTCCCATGGTACAATAGCAACGAGGCTCATCAAAATGAAGGGGACAGGATGATGGAAGCTATGGAGCCATTACTTTATGCTGCTAGTGTGGACATCGTGCTGGCTGGCCATGTTCATGCTTATGAACGCACG GAACGTGTAAACAATGGAAAACTGGATCCATGTGGTGCTGTCCATATTACAATTGGAGATGGGGGAAACAGAGAGGGCTTAGCCCACAA ATACAAAAACCCACAGCCAGCCTGGTCAGTCTTCCGTGAAGCAAGTTTTGGCCATGGTGAGCTCAAATTAGCAAATTCAACTCATGCCTTCTGGAGCTGGCATAGGAATGATGACGATGAGCGTGTTAGATCAGATCAGGTCTGGATAACTTCATTGGTGAATTCTGAATGCGTTGCTGAAAAGAAACATGGACTGAGGAAGATTCTAATGGGACCTTGA